CGTACTGTAGAGCACCTCCACGCCTCCGCCGATGTGGAACAGGGCGTTGCCCACCCCAAGGGCCGTCACAGCCTCAAAACCGGTGAGTCCGGCGCCGCAGGCCACCAGCATGCAGCCCGCCCCGCCGAAGAGCCGCCCGTGCCGCAGCCGGTCCGCCGCCAGTCCCAGGGGCATCTGGAGGGCAAAGGCGCAGAAATTATACCACAGTAAGGCGACCTGCCAATTTCCCCCCTGCCGCAGGCACCGCAGGAGAAAAAAGGCGCAGGCGAAGTCCACTGTGAAATGGCAGGCAGACAGCACCGTCAGCCGGACCGGCTTCATCCCATCCCCCCCTTGCTCCCGTTTGCTGGTTTAGACGCTCAGCGGGACAAAAAGTTTCCAAAAAAGGAGGGACTCCCCTTTTTGCCTCCAAGCTTTTTTCTATTCCTTCACGCCATAGCCGCAAAAGCGGATCGCCGCCCTTGCCAGCTCCGCCGTGGGGTCCACAAATCGCTGCGGCAGCGCAAGTCCCTCGGCAGCGATGGGCAGTTCCGTGCAGCCCAGGATAAAGTAGTCCGCCCCGGACATGTGCTTCAAAACCTCCTCCATGGGCTCGCGCACGCTCTCTATGGGCGCTCCCTTTTTGACGCCCTCATAGATCACCTGCATCAGCCGGTCCCTGTCTTCCTCCCCAGGCAGCAAGCAGTCCACGCCCTCCGATTGAAGGGCGCGCTCATATACGCCGGAGCTGAGGGTTCCCCGAGTGCCCAGCACGCCGGCGGTCTTTCCTGGAAACGCGGCGGCGCAGGCCCTTGCCGTGGCCTCCAGCATACTCAGGAAGGGAATCTCCGTCAGCGGCTGAAGGCGGGGCAGGAAATAGTGGGCGGTGTTGCAGGGCATAATGAGGCAGTCGGCGCCGCATCGCTCTAATTTGCGGATGGAATCGGTCATGGCCGCCACCGGGTCCGCGCCGCCGGAGAGAATGGCCGCCGTGCGGTCGGGAATCTCCGTGTTGTCGTCGATGAAAATGCGGATATGGTCGTTGTCGCTGGCCGCGTCGGTCATCAGGACGATCTTGCGGAACAGGTCCGCCGTGGCCAGCGGACCCATGCCGCCGATGATGCCAATGGTCTTTTTCATGAAATCCACTCCTTTTTCAATTCCAAGGATCGTTTTCCTGTTATACGCGAAAAGCAGGTGAAAATACCCCTCAGACGTGCTATCATAGAACCCGAAACCGGTTGGCCGGATAATTTTCACAACGCAGGGCCAACTGTCCATAGGGCCCGGCGCCGCAGACCCATTGTACCCCTTCGGCAGGGGCCGCACAACCATCCGCGCGGCTTTGCCGCCGCTGTTTTCCGAAGTGAACCCCAACAAAGCGCGAGCCGTCACCGGCGGAAAGGATTTATATGGAGTTTACCATCAGACCTGAGCAGCCCTCAGACTACCGCGAAACAGAGCAGATGACCCGGGAGGCATTTTGGAATCAATATGCCCCCGGCTGCTGTGAACACTACCTGCTGCATATCATGCGGGAGTGCCCCGCGTTTTTGCCCGAGCTGGATCTTGTCGCCGTGCGGGGCGGCAGGATCGTCGGAAATGTTGTCTCTTTGAAGGCCCTCCTCTTCGGGGACGACGGAAACGAATACGAAGTGCTGACCCTGGGGCCCATCTCCGTTTTGCCGGACTGCCAGCGCCAGGGGATTGGAGCCGGCCTGATTCGGCGGACCCGGGAGATCGCCCGCCGTCTTGGATACCGGGCCATCCTACTCTGCGGGGACCCGGACTACTATTCCCGTCAGGGCTTTCTCCCGGCGGAGCGGCTGAACATCCGTACGGCGGATAACCAGTACGCGGCGGCCCTTCAGGTCTGCGAGCTGTGGGACGGCGCCCTCTCCGGCGCAGCAGGCCGGTATGTGGAGGACCCCGTCTACGCGGTGGCGGAAGACGCCGTCGCGGCATTTGACAAGGGCTTTGCGCCGAAGGAGAAAATCAGCGCCACCGCGTCCCAGCGGCGGTTCCAGCAGCTTGCCGCCATGTGCAGGGCCGCGGACTGATTCGGGCCGCGTCTTCAAAGCCCCGTCTTTGCGGGTGAAAAACGGCGGCGCGGGATCTCCCGCGCCGCCGCAGCGGTTGCGCACCTTTACAGTGACTCCTTGATCTGCGCCGCGATTTTGTCCGCGGTAAGGCCGTACTCCCGCAGCACGTCGGCCGCCTTGCCGGACTGGCCGAACTGATCCTCCACGCCGATCTTGCGGAACTTGCAGTTCACCTTACCCATCAGCACATCGGCCACAGCGTCGCCCAGGCCGCCGATGACACTGTGCTCCTCCACGGTAACTACCTTGCCGCACTGCTCCGCGTACCGGGTGACGCACTCGGCGTCAATGGGCTTGATGGTGTGGACGTTGATGACGGAGGCGCGGATACCGTCGGCCTCCAGGAGCCTGGCGGCCTCCAGGGCCTCGGACACCATCAGTCCGCAGGCAAACACCGCCACATCGCCGCCCTCGCGCAGCACATTGGCCCTGCCGATTTCAAAGGGATAGTCCTCCTCAAAAACGGGGCTGGCCAGGCGGGCCAGGCGCAGATAGGCGGGGCCGTTGAACTCCGCCAGGGCCATCACCGCCTTGCGGGCCTCCTTTGCGTCGGCGGGGACGATGACGGTCATGCCGGGAATCACCCGCATCAGGGCCAGGTCCTCAATGCACTGGTGGCTGCCGCCGTCCTCGCCCACGGACACGCCGGCGTGGGACATGCACAGCTTCACGTTGAATTTGGGGTATGCGATGGAGTTGCGGACCTGCTCAAAGGCCCGGCCCGCGCCGAACATGGCAAAGGTGGAGCAGAAGGGGATCAGCCCCATGGTGGAAAGGCCGGCGGCCATGTCCACCATATTGGCCTCGGCAATGCCGGCGTTGAAAAACCGGTCGGGATAGGCCTGGGCAAATTTCAGCGTCATGGTGGCGTGGGCCAGGTCGGCATCCAACACCACCACCTTGTCGTTTTTCGCGGCCAGCTCCACAAGAGCGTCGCCGTAGGCGGCGCGGGTTGCGATCTTTTCAGCCATTTTTCAGTCCTCCAGTTCTTTCAGTGCCTGCTGGCGCTGCTCTTCGTTGGGCGCCTTGCCGTGCCAGCCTACCTGGCCCTCCATGAAGGAGACGCCCTTGCCCTTGACGGTATGGGCCAGAATGCACTTGGGCTTTCCGGCCACGGCGGGGGCGTTCAGCGCCTCCACCACGGCGGAGATATCGTTTCCGTCGGAAAGCTCGATCACCGTGAATCCAAAGGAACGCATCTTGGCGGCCAGGTCGCCCAGGCTCATGACCTGGTCGTTGGAGCCGTCGATCTGCAGTCCGTTGTTGTCAATCATCACCGTCAGGTTGTCCAACTTGTAGTGGGCCGCGGCCATGAAGGCCTCCCATACCTGGCCCTCCTGACACTCGCCGTCGCCTAAGATGGTATAGACCTGGATGTCCTTTCCCTGGTGCCTGGCGCCCAGGGCCATGCCCACAGCGATGGAGGCTCCCTGGCCAAGGGAGCCGGTGGAGGCGTCCACACCCGGCACCTTCTTGGCGTCCGGATGACCCTGGAGGATGCTGTGCAGCTGGCGGAAATTTTGGAATTCATCCCGGCTGATGAAGCCCTTTTCCGCAAGGACCCCGTAATAGCAGGGCGCCGCATGGCCCTTGCTCAGCACAAAGCGGTCCCGGTCGGGATCCTGGGGATTCTGAGGGTCCACGCGCATTTTCTCAAAAAATGCGGCCACCATCAGCTCCACTGCGGACAGTGAGCCGCCGGGATGGCCGCTGCCGGCGTTGGCGGTCATATTGATGATATCCCGCCGCACCTGTGTACAGATCCTGGAGAGTTCTTCCGTTTTCATGATGCTACCTCCTGATATCCTTACGGCCGAACAGGCCGCAAGAGTCAAAGCACTTATTTTAAAAAAATATCACAGGATGCCTCCTGTGTCAAGAAAGAGGCTGTCTCCTGCGCAGGTTTTGCAGGGGACAGCCTTTTTGCTTTAATCGTTTTTTTGTGAGGAGCCGGTTGTCTTTCTCTCAGGTCTCTCTATGTAGAGCTCCTCTGAAGTCTGTTGAGCGCGGATGAGTTCTTCTCTCAGTTTCTGCAAAGTTTCTTCCGCGGCCGTGATCGCGTTAAACAAAATGAGGTACTCTTTCGGGATTGTTTCCATGTCTCTTACTGTTCCTTTCCTAAGTTTCCCTTCTCATCTCTCGCCTCCGATGGTCTTATGTTACCTTCTTCCCGACGCAAATTTTGTCTGATTAGCGCGAAATTTTAAAAAATTTTACTAAAAAAGCAGAATGGTTACAAAAAACTATATATTTTGATCAATTTTATTTGTTTCGTATTGATCCGTTGAATTACTTTACATTTGCGATATACTTGCGGTATACTTTTTTTAGAGCTGCGCAGTATGAACCACATGGGGCTGGAGGACTTTCCCCCGGCCGCTTTTGGTCCGGGACTGCGGTTTCCCCCCGGAATCGCTTGCAAAGGAGAACAATCTATGCTGCAAAAAGAGTTGTATTTCGCCGCCATGGGCACTGGCTTCACCTGTCTCGCCACGGTATTGGGCGCGGCCATGGTCTTTTTCTTCCGGAAAGAGATGCGGCCTGTTACTCAGAAGATTTTCCTTGGCTTTGCCGCAGGCGTGATGATCGCCGCGTCGGTCTGGTCGCTGCTGATTCCGGCCATGGAGATGGCGGAGGCGGCGGGCCAGAATGTGCTGCTCCACGTGGGCGGCGGATTTTTGCTGGGCGGCGCCTTTTTGATGCTGTTGGATGTGCTGCTGCCACACCTCCACATGGGAAGCAATGAGGCTGAAGGCCTTCCCTCCCACTGGCGGCGCACCACCATGATCGTCCTCGCTGTGACGCTCCACAACATCCCCGAGGGCATGGCGGTGGGACTGGCCTTTTCCGTTGCCGCCCAGGATGCCGGGAGCCTTTCCGGCGCGCTGGCCCTGGCGCTGGGCATGGGACTTCAGAACTTTCCGGAGGGCGCCGCGGTGTCGCTGCCCCTCAAGTCCCAGGGGGTGAGCGGACCCAAGTCCTTTGCCTGCGGCGCGGCCTCCGGCGTGGTGGAGCCCATCTTTGGCATTCTCACCGTGCTCATCGCCAGCAGCATCACCGGCATCATGCCTGTGATCCTCTCCTTTGCCGCCGGGGCCATGCTCTATGTGGTTGTGGAGGAGCTGATCCCCGAGGCCCACCTGGGGGAGCATTCCCACAGCGGCACCGTCAGCGTCATGGCCGGCTTTCTGGTGATGATGCTGCTTGACGTGATGTTGGGCTGATCCGATCCTGAAGACGCGGCGTGATGTGCATGCACACCACGCCGCAGTTTTATTCTTTTTCAAAAAGAAGTGAACCTTTCCTCTTCTGCGGGGGTATAGAGGGTAGATGCGCGCATCTGAAAGGAGGCATACCGTGGAAGACTACATCTCCGATGCCCTCAGGGGGGATCACCAGGCCTTTTCTCACCTCTATGATCAGTTTGCCCCGGCGGCCCTGCGGCTCAGCGCCGCCATCACCCGCAGTCGGGACCTTGCCGAGGACGCTGTCCAGGAGGCCTTTCTCCGGGCATACCGGAAGGGCTATCAATGCACGGACCCAAGCCGGTTCCGGCCCTGGTTTTTCCGCATTGTCATCAATGAAAGCCGCCGCGTCCTGCGGAAAAATCCAGGGGAGGCAGCGTTGGCCGCCGACCTCCCGGCTCCCTCCTTTGCCGAGAAATCGGACCGGGCCCTGGCCGTCGCCGAAGCGCTGGACCACCTTTCGGCGGAGCACAGAAGCGTTTTGGTCCTGCGGTTTTTACTGGAGCTGAGTGAGCGGGAGATCAGCGAGGTCCTGAAAAAACCTGTGGGGACGGTGAAGTCCCGCCTCCACTATGCAAAAGAGGCGTTGGCCCGGC
This window of the Dysosmobacter acutus genome carries:
- a CDS encoding aspartate/glutamate racemase family protein, whose translation is MKKTIGIIGGMGPLATADLFRKIVLMTDAASDNDHIRIFIDDNTEIPDRTAAILSGGADPVAAMTDSIRKLERCGADCLIMPCNTAHYFLPRLQPLTEIPFLSMLEATARACAAAFPGKTAGVLGTRGTLSSGVYERALQSEGVDCLLPGEEDRDRLMQVIYEGVKKGAPIESVREPMEEVLKHMSGADYFILGCTELPIAAEGLALPQRFVDPTAELARAAIRFCGYGVKE
- a CDS encoding GNAT family N-acetyltransferase translates to MEFTIRPEQPSDYRETEQMTREAFWNQYAPGCCEHYLLHIMRECPAFLPELDLVAVRGGRIVGNVVSLKALLFGDDGNEYEVLTLGPISVLPDCQRQGIGAGLIRRTREIARRLGYRAILLCGDPDYYSRQGFLPAERLNIRTADNQYAAALQVCELWDGALSGAAGRYVEDPVYAVAEDAVAAFDKGFAPKEKISATASQRRFQQLAAMCRAAD
- a CDS encoding ZIP family metal transporter, coding for MLQKELYFAAMGTGFTCLATVLGAAMVFFFRKEMRPVTQKIFLGFAAGVMIAASVWSLLIPAMEMAEAAGQNVLLHVGGGFLLGGAFLMLLDVLLPHLHMGSNEAEGLPSHWRRTTMIVLAVTLHNIPEGMAVGLAFSVAAQDAGSLSGALALALGMGLQNFPEGAAVSLPLKSQGVSGPKSFACGAASGVVEPIFGILTVLIASSITGIMPVILSFAAGAMLYVVVEELIPEAHLGEHSHSGTVSVMAGFLVMMLLDVMLG
- a CDS encoding transketolase, with the translated sequence MKTEELSRICTQVRRDIINMTANAGSGHPGGSLSAVELMVAAFFEKMRVDPQNPQDPDRDRFVLSKGHAAPCYYGVLAEKGFISRDEFQNFRQLHSILQGHPDAKKVPGVDASTGSLGQGASIAVGMALGARHQGKDIQVYTILGDGECQEGQVWEAFMAAAHYKLDNLTVMIDNNGLQIDGSNDQVMSLGDLAAKMRSFGFTVIELSDGNDISAVVEALNAPAVAGKPKCILAHTVKGKGVSFMEGQVGWHGKAPNEEQRQQALKELED
- a CDS encoding transketolase family protein; its protein translation is MAEKIATRAAYGDALVELAAKNDKVVVLDADLAHATMTLKFAQAYPDRFFNAGIAEANMVDMAAGLSTMGLIPFCSTFAMFGAGRAFEQVRNSIAYPKFNVKLCMSHAGVSVGEDGGSHQCIEDLALMRVIPGMTVIVPADAKEARKAVMALAEFNGPAYLRLARLASPVFEEDYPFEIGRANVLREGGDVAVFACGLMVSEALEAARLLEADGIRASVINVHTIKPIDAECVTRYAEQCGKVVTVEEHSVIGGLGDAVADVLMGKVNCKFRKIGVEDQFGQSGKAADVLREYGLTADKIAAQIKESL
- a CDS encoding RNA polymerase sigma factor — translated: MEDYISDALRGDHQAFSHLYDQFAPAALRLSAAITRSRDLAEDAVQEAFLRAYRKGYQCTDPSRFRPWFFRIVINESRRVLRKNPGEAALAADLPAPSFAEKSDRALAVAEALDHLSAEHRSVLVLRFLLELSEREISEVLKKPVGTVKSRLHYAKEALARQMEEEEHHDRS